In Nicotiana tabacum cultivar K326 chromosome 19, ASM71507v2, whole genome shotgun sequence, one DNA window encodes the following:
- the LOC107761145 gene encoding zinc finger CCCH domain-containing protein 30-like has product MCTGPERPNSSSSTNQSITDSKSSMKGITKLTVETEDSFSSLLELAANNDLEGFKRSVERGASAIDEAGLWLVRKKGAKQIVNEERTPLMVAATYGSLDVLKLIISNPVVDVNRACGPNKCTALHCATSGGSVNAVDAVKLLLSAGADPNIEDSNGQRPADVIVVPPKLHGARASLEELLLKNSSDGSVGECKLRVSVTTSNGSSPILSSSPENGSPFSPSDSLCSPMASKFSDIPANSAPEKKEYPIDPSLPDIKNSIYSTDEFRMFSFKVRPCSRAYSHDWTECPFVHPGENARRRDPRKYHYSCVPCPEFRKGACRRGDMCEYAHGVFECWLHPAQYRTRLCKDGTSCARRVCFFAHTTEELRPLYVSTGSAVPSPRSAASAATVMDMAAALNLFPGSPSAHSVMSPPAFNQPMSPTANGMSHPSAPWPQPNVPALHLPGSNLQSSRLRSSLSARDIPPEDFSMLHDFDAQQLVLNDMACYSQPHPNSLNRSGRSNTLTPSNLEELFSAEITSSPRYSDQAAASGVFSPSHKSAFFNQFQQQQSMLSPINTNVFSPKNMEHPLLQASFGVSSPGRMSPRSMEPISPMSARLSAFAQREKQQQQLRSLSSRDLGSNNASIVGSPVGNSWSNWGSPTGKVDWSVNGSGVGRMRRSSSFEQLNNGEEPDLSWVQSLVKESPSEMKEKQAAPISGTVPSGESLSKVDSVDHSVLGAWLEQMQLDQLVA; this is encoded by the coding sequence ATGTGCACTGGCCCAGAAAGACCCAATTCTAGTTCATCTACCAACCAATCCATTACTGATTCTAAATCTAGTATGAAGGGTATTACTAAACTCACGGTTGAGACTGAAGATTCCTTTTCTAGTTTGCTTGAACTTGCTGCAAATAAtgatcttgaaggttttaaaagATCTGTTGAGCGCGGTGCTTCTGCTATTGATGAGGCGGGCCTATGGTTGGTTCGCAAGAAAGGCGCAAAGCAGATTGTTAATGAGGAAAGAACTCCTTTAATGGTAGCAGCCACATATGGAAGCTTAGATGTTTTGAAATTGATTATCTCTAATCCAGTGGTTGATGTTAATCGTGCTTGTGGTCCTAACAAGTGCACAGCTCTTCACTGTGCAACATCTGGTGGTTCTGTCAATGCTGTTGATGCAGTTAAGTTGCTGCTATCAGCTGGTGCCGATCCTAATATTGAGGATTCTAATGGTCAGCGGCCAGCGGATGtgattgttgttcctccaaagctTCATGGTGCTAGAGCTTCTCTTGAAGAACTGCTTCTGAAAAATTCATCTGATGGTTCAGTTGGTGAGTGCAAATTGAGAGTATCTGTCACTACTTCAAATGGATCCTCTCCCATTCTATCCTCATCACCAGAGAATGGATCTCCATTTTCACCATCCGATTCCTTGTGTTCCCCTATGGCATCAAAGTTCAGTGATATCCCTGCTAATTCTGCACCAGAGAAAAAAGAATATCCAATAGATCCATCTCTCCCTGATATCAAGAATAGTATCTATTCGACGGATGAGTTCCGCATGTTCTCTTTCAAAGTCCGGCCTTGTTCTAGGGCCTATTCTCATGACTGGACAGAGTGCCCATTTGTCCACCCAGGGGAGAACGCTCGCAGAAGAGATCCAAGGAAGTACCATTATAGCTGTGTGCCTTGTCCTGAATTTCGCAAGGGTGCATGCCGGCGGGGTGATATGTGTGAATATGCTCATGGGGTGTTTGAGTGCTGGCTGCACCCTGCTCAGTACCGAACGCGCCTGTGCAAGGATGGTACAAGTTGTGCAAGGCGAGTCTGCTTTTTTGCCCATACTACTGAGGAGCTTAGGCCCTTGTATGTTTCTACTGGATCTGCAGTTCCATCTCCTCGGTCAGCTGCTTCTGCAGCTACTGTGATGGACATGGCTGCAGCACTGAACCTTTTTCCTGGCTCGCCCTCAGCACACTCTGTCATGTCTCCTCCTGCTTTCAACCAACCCATGTCCCCTACTGCCAATGGAATGTCTCATCCGTCTGCACCATGGCCTCAGCCAAATGTTCCCGCTCTTCATCTACCTGGAAGCAATCTACAGTCCAGCCGCCTGAGGTCTTCCCTTAGTGCACGTGACATTCCGCCCGAGGATTTCAGCATGTTGCATGATTTTGATGCACAGCAACTAGTTCTGAATGACATGGCTTGTTATTCACAGCCACATCCTAACTCTTTGAACCGATCTGGTCGGTCCAATACActaactccttcaaatcttgaAGAGCTATTTTCTGCCGAGATTACCTCTTCTCCGCGGTATTCTGATCAGGCAGCGGCTTCTGGTGTTTTCTCCCCATCACATAAGTCGGCTTTCTTTAATCAGTTCCAACAACAGCAGAGCATGCTTTCCCCAATTAACACTAATGTCTTTTCTCCGAAAAACATGGAGCATCCTCTTTTGCAGGCTTCTTTTGGTGTTTCATCACCTGGAAGGATGTCCCCAAGAAGCATGGAGCCCATCTCACCTATGAGCGCTCGCCTTTCAGCATTTGCGCAGCGTGagaagcagcagcaacagctgcGCAGCCTCAGCTCCCGTGATCTTGGTTCCAATAATGCCTCCATTGTTGGATCTCCAGTAGGTAATTCTTGGTCGAATTGGGGCTCTCCCACTGGAAAGGTTGACTGGTCTGTGAATGGAAGTGGAGTTGGACGCATGCGCCGATCATCTTCTTTTGAGCAGCTCAACAATGGAGAGGAGCCTGATCTATCATGGGTGCAATCTCTTGTCAAGGAATCACCATCTGAGATGAAAGAGAAGCAGGCAGCTCCCATTTCGGGTACTGTGCCATCTGGTGAGAGTCTGAGCAAAGTTGATTCAGTTGATCATTCAGTTTTAGGAGCTTGGCTCGAGCAGATGCAACTTGATCAGCTTGTAGCATAG